One segment of Panicum virgatum strain AP13 chromosome 3K, P.virgatum_v5, whole genome shotgun sequence DNA contains the following:
- the LOC120701142 gene encoding auxin-responsive protein SAUR76-like — protein MEASICASFDRLRPDDELGARPSPAPYTNLRSMSTRDAAAAAAAVDADDDGAAASGGAVVLVGSSRRRYVISAEHLSHPLIAALIGDEGRRREGEPAAAVVVNCEVVLFDHLLWMLDNADNDDLRTDDGAAMRELAQLYAC, from the coding sequence atgGAGGCAAGTATATGTGCATCTTTTGATCGATTAAGACCAGATGATGAACTGGGGGCGCGCCCGAGCCCGGCGCCCTACACCAACCTGCGCTCCATGTCCACCagggatgccgccgccgccgccgccgcggttgaTGCCGACGACGACGGTGCGGCGGCGTCAGGCGGCGCGGTGGTGTTGGTgggcagctcgcggcggcggtacGTGATCAGCGCGGAGCACCTGAGCCACCCGCTGATCGCCGCGCTCATTGGCgacgaggggcggcggcgggagggcgagcccgccgccgccgtcgtcgtcaactGCGAGGTGGTGCTGTTCGACCACCTGCTGTGGATGCTGGACAACGCCGACAACGACGACCTCCGCAccgacgacggcgccgccatgagGGAGCTCGCGCAGCTTTACGCGTGCTGA